The following proteins are co-located in the Triticum aestivum cultivar Chinese Spring chromosome 1A, IWGSC CS RefSeq v2.1, whole genome shotgun sequence genome:
- the LOC123189451 gene encoding ADP-ribosylation factor-like protein 1, translated as MFSLLHGLWNHVFSKTEFRVLILGVDKAGKTTLLEKLKSIYLKGEGLPHDRIGPTVGLNIGRIEDANVKLVFWDLGGQPGLRTIWEKYYDEAHAIVYVIDSASASTFEDAKSALEKVLRHEDLQEAPLLVFANKQDLPAAVTEEELDRHLHLKEFDERPYMFVAGSAYDGTGIKLGIDWLVEEMGKSRRTEALRARTDTYAKI; from the exons ATGTTCTCCTTGTTACATGGTCTATGGAACCATGTGTTCAGCAAGACAGAGTTCCGTGTGCTCATCCTTGGAGTCGATAAGGCTGGGAAGACG ACCTTGCTAGAAAAGTTGAAGTCAATCTATTTGAAAGGAGAAGGTCTTCCACATGATCGTATTGGTCCAACTGTGGGGCTTAATATTGGACGTATTGAAGATGCAAATGTAAAACTTGTTTTCTGGGATCTGGGAGGTCAG CCTGGCCTAAGAACTATATGGGAGAAATATTATGATGAGGCTCATGCTATAGTATACGTTATCGACTCTGCCTCCGCATCAACATTTGAAGATGCCAAATCTGCTCTTG AGAAAGTGCTTCGTCATGAGGATCTGCAAGAGGCACCACTACTCGTATTCGCCAACAAACAG GATTTACCAGCAGCTGTCACAGAAGAAGAATTGGACAGACATCTTCACCTTAAAGAGTTTGATGAGAGGCCATATATGTTTGTTGCGGGATCTGCATATGATGG GACGGGGATCAAACTGGGTATCGACTGGTTGGTAGAAGAAATGGGAAAGAGTAGGCGCACTGAGGCTCTGAGGGCACGCACCGACACATATGCGAAGATTTAG